cctttatgttcatcagaagaaagaaatatatacaggtttggaataacttgagggtgagtaaataatcacagaattttcatttttgggtgaactatccctttaaggcttaATCTTTGTCTATGAAACCGAGggcatatctcgcaattctaaatGTATTTCTCTGGATTGCGAGATATTAACTcgtaattgcaagttataaagtcagaattgtgagatataaataaaaattgcaatttaaaaaagaagtaaaagaaataaactcaccattgtgaaaaaaaagtcagaattaagataaaaagtcagaattgctcaGTGAGCCATAAGCAGAtcttacaaaaacatacaaatgagatcttacaaattcatacaaattacCCACAAATTCTCCAAAACGTAAAATAGCGTAGTTAACAACTGCGAATTGAGAttcctttaaaaaagaaaagaaggtaGCGTATATCAGCATCATGATTAATACAGTGGTATAATATGTTATTTGTGCTGTATCTCTGGATTTCCATAAGCGCCCCCTACTGTCAGAAAGTGAaagtgcattttcattcagcctgtttgtcattttttctcattgttcttgtttacttaaagggatagttcacccaaaaatgaaaaggtgACAGCCATACGCATTCGATGTACATCCAAAAAGCACAATGACATGATGTTCTACACAATGACATGACGTACTACGCGTTGTACGTCATGTCATTGTGTAGAACATCATGGCATTGTGTACTACAACATGGAAGTTAACGCTTTTTGGATGTACATCGAATGCTGTCGTGCCAGAagctcattattttactttataaagttttaaataaggatatttgtctAACACAAATGTGAGTTTAGATCTGTTTATTTGAACAGTGACAGAAGGAAAGGGTGTTTGGGAGctctgcacatgacatgcaagaaaaaaattaattcgtgcacacgatttactaagaACAGAGAACGCttagtgttaaaataacgtttaaagttaatgagataattaagcaattaattaagtgatgattgtgcattagtgatgaacttCTTAACaagatttactaaattgtgcgcacgatttaccaaaacgtgcgcacgatttattatttcgttccctcgattgataaatcatgcgcatgatttataaatcaagggaacaaaatagaaAATCGTGCGCAAGtcttagtaaattgagggaacgagaTATTAAATCGCGctcatgttttagtaaatcgaaggaacgaattaataaattgtgcgcatgatttagcctgctgtttttttcttgaatgtcatgtccggggctccgtacatctaaggctgtgactgaagtcagtagtagttcttgtgtttctcttttcttcagtgattctgcttgttaacagcaggtgttcatcactaatgcacaatcatcacttaattaattgcttaattatctcattaactttaactctgcttcagtgttattttaacactatttagtgTTCTCTGTTCTCTGAACAGAGCtaatttaactctggggattttgctgtgtagcaTAGAAATACACGTAGCACAACTTAGCATAGCTGTAGTGTAAATAAGAACTGAATAGAAAGCACTAAAAGCACTACAAAAATTAGAAACAGAATAAAGTTTCCAGTGATGTCACTGCACTGTTGCAAGTGTCTGAAGTTCCTGCCATTTTTTCATCTGCTTGTTTCTTGTTCTTGtagccgttcatttacacaaacctttgaaaacatgtttcaaagtgcaagtttttgagaACAATACCattgtaaactacaaaaacacaaatatgtTAAAACGGTGACGCCATGTGCATacgtattatgtgttcagtctatatttagacatcgccaactactggcctatTGATTGTTAAAATGCAGAAAATGACTGATTATCAGAAGAACTTGTGTGGCTTATCAACAAAAGAAAGATCTTAATACATAGTTAAcatcatgtatttattgaaCAGACGGCTGGGACATCAGTTTATTATGATAGCAAAATACAATAATTAtggtaatttaaaaatacatccCTTAAGAATAGCATTTAACAGGCCCACttcaaatgaatgtttaaacaCAATCAATTCAGCAAGAAATATTTTGAGAATAGAAGGCCAATAATAAGATTCTTTCAACTCTTTACAATGAAGCAAATTCACTTCTTTCTATATTCTGAAAATCTAAATGTCTTCTCTTTTCCTTCAACTGCAGAAACATAGCAATGGATAAAGTTGTGGAAGAATGATTATTTAACTGAAATGTCTCAACATggatacaaacacacacttctCAGCTTTAATTTGTGCTCTCCGCCCAACCACTTGCCAAATACTTTCTTTGCCCCTAGGTGGACATATTATGCAGCTTTATTCCCAAATAGAGAGAGAGGCTTGGATGAAGATGATTGGAACTGACAACTTTGCTGAAAAGAGGCAgctattttttcccctttgcaGGAAAAAGGGAGATGAAGAAGACGGGAAAAACCCACACTGACTCAACCCTCTGAGGTAGAGTAACATTAGCAGGTGCTCTTTGATTTACAATGTAAGAAAGAACAAACAGGATCAAGGCAGAATTTTCCATTTTTGAGGGGGTATAACACTCAATTCTATCATGCGATGTGCAATTTGTACATTATGGAACAAACATTAATAGCGATCTAAGGCACCCAGCAAACAATGTCAAACTCTTTCTTATTTAACGTGACGTGACAAGCACCAAAATATGGCTTATTGATATTATAGTAGGTAAATAACTATGTGAGACTAAGACATTAATACAATAAACACGTTCTTATGACATATTGCTTCGATTATATTTCCTATGTGCTAAAAGTAGCAACAACAAGCACATTTCTAAGTAAGATAAATGAAGAAATGACAGGCCCATGTGATATATATGCACATTTTATTCCgctttgtatttttaaatcttaattttaatcacaTCCTGAACTGGACATGAGTTTGGATTAGAAAACAGAGATGACAGTTCAAGGTTATTAAAGAGAAAGTTGTGACCTATTGATTATTTGCTCTAAAATTGCAAAAGCATACAATGTTAGAATAGTACAAAGCACTGAAGTTTCCACTTAAGAGtttaatgcaattaaatatCCAGTTTCTAAAAACTAGTGATGTTACATTTAGTATTTTGGATTTTAAAAGTGCAGTTTAATGCCATTTGTGCCTCCTAATATACGGTTTTACGTATGTAAATAcacaaaattgcatttaaacTTGATGCTAACAATATCAATTTTAGTCAGTCTTAAAATATCAACACCTTCACACCTGATGTAGTTATACAAGGTTACAAATTGtgtattaacaaaaatatattaaaaacactattGCTTTTCAGTTACAGTCAACACGAAACAGTTTGCAACCCATTACTTCCATAATGTGACATTTTTCCAAGATTCGCTAAAATTGGTTTGATTGTAAAAGTGGTCATTCAATAGCAGAACGCTATAAAATGCCTGGGGCTGAAGGTCAAGTTCAAACAATTCATTATTTGATATTACTGACGTAACCTTTATTGCGCTTATTTTAGTCAGCAAATTAACTGCATTAAGAAATTGAAAGATTTTATAAAGACATTATCAACAACAGTAGCCCAAAACGAGGCCTAAATGGCTGTTCTGCTGTTGGGCACACGGCTTGGTTTCGTTTTTTAATAATTGACTTGGATtggtttttaaaaattgtttcaGAAGCAGACCAAGTTAATAAATTTGAATCAAAGATTacagcaaaaacaaacattttttcttcttctttggaATAACGTGTTGAATTGTGCACAATAGAACCAGGAATGTGTTTTAAGTAAGTAAATAGGGTCCATTCGGATTTCATGTTAAGAGATAATCTGTGCATTCCTGACTATACAAACCTGAACTAATAGATTTCATCTAAAGTGCAACTGCAAGTACAATATGTTCCTATGTAATTATataatccagtacatttaaaaaaatagatgTTACAATAGCTACAATAATGCGAACAAATAATTATTCAGACAAATGTGGTGACACGTTAAACGTGttgatacattaaaataatagcagatataaaaaaggaaaaaagagaaCACATGGATAGATGAACAGTACAATTCATTGTGAATGTGAGTTTGAGTGTGGAAGAAAACAAAGGCGAATAGACCTTAGTCAGGTTAGACGCCATATTGAATTTTTACGAAGAGAGGGAGGCAGTGAGAGATAAACTTTCAGTCTTTaattaaggcctgttcacaccaaagacgataactataacaataaaaatataattctaaaaatcattctaaatataaaagaatagcagagttcaTACCACAACTATAAAGATAATGGCGCAGAGAAACAatatcgttggaatcactttcaaaaCGATTTTTTTCCCCAGCTGATGAACGCTAAAatcattgacagccaatcagaacccatcctgctttaaagagctcaaaCATTCAAAGCagcagatgacaaaactgcagaATAAACAGCACAATATCGTCCGTTGTTGTGGACGCTAACATAGTTATCgatcttggtgtgaacgggcctttacaATGTCATGCACTGTATAAAGGTCATGCCATATTCTCTTATCTCACAACTTTCAAACTATTTTTCAAactgagaggttttttttcttcttctggaaAGACATTTCTTCAGTAAACAACAATACAATCCATTGAACGCACTGTacttctatccctcacagccttgttttcatAGAGTCCTGCAGAGATGACTCATTTTTGTAGGCTAAATCTCGGAaacaagttagcattttagcacttctaGTAACATCATCttgaagtcaatgggtttttgctGAAATAACGTCTGTGGTGAACATAAGCACAATATATTTCCACGTTTAATTCTACGACATAATTTACTTGAgtaataccattttttaaagcttttacttCTGCTAAaaagtggctaaatgggactacagaggttGTCGGGGGCACTGAATATCATTGCGCCAAACAGATAAGCAAATCTACTCATTGTGTTTTGTAAttgcaaactattctaactcaaactttcaggtaaaatattttttaaagagagactgaaagagttgtcgGAAGCTTTGTGTTGGTGATGTTGAAGCCATGCCACTGTGGTGTAGTACAattatagcctacatttagATTTTACTTCTAACGATTGAATTTACACTTCAAAAAAGCTGAGTTCATTTGTGAAGGTTATCTTGATGAACCAAACGTTTAAGAATTGTGAACTgttggtcacagagcttattttctgcaataatccaaaagacaatggaaaaatcctattacttctgggttggcctacaaacaTGCCATCACTGCAGCACTCTATTCCTGTCAGAAATTAAATATTGTGCCAACCTGACTAAGGTCTATGCTCATTATTAGCCAAGttctcatttaaaatgattgtttttttttaagtatatattttatttttattttaattagtaTGATTATTTCATAACTCCTGCAAAGATAATATTCACTGTCGAAATGGCTGCATCACAAGAACTGTCTATTCAAATCAAAATCCTGACACTTTGGGACCTGTTGGTTTTGAAAGACCAGCATTTGTTTCCATTTACCATTGAGCTCAATGAAGAGCTAGGAGTTTATGTTTTGCCTTTTCTCAAGAACCTCAAAGTGTACTTCAAAAAATACAGGCCTTTACCCTGTTTTTATTGCACGCTTCTATGTCTCTGGTCCTCAAGCAGCACCTGCTGACAGGCCGCCCTCCCCCGCCTATCACTACATTACATATATTCGACTGACAGAGGATCCGAGCAGCTTAGAAGCAGCGGTTTTTCAACCCCAAGTATAACAGTGGTTGGTTTTGTAAGGCGAAAGAGAATCACATGCAATACATCCTCCAGCCCTCTAGATGGAGCTGCGGCGTTTGGAGAGTCTATGGTAATGTGCTGGGCTGAGCAGGCCCGTGTACACTGAACTGGTGGCGGAGTGCTCCTGCAAGGCACTGCACACGCAGCCGTTAGAGTGGAGGGCGTCGGAGGTCTCGCTGTGCTCCATGTATGTGTCCGAAGTGGACAGATCGTGAGATATAATCATGGGAATTGAGTAGCGCATCTTCTCCTGGCTTTTGTACCAGAGACAAGAGCACATGGACTGGAAATGCAGCACTTCGGCGTAGACGTTACACAACCCTTTCCCGGACCCTCCTCCATGGGCCGCACCAGATGAGGACGGCGGGTCGGACATGGTTCCGGCGCCGCCAGTCTGTCTGCTGCGGGACAGCAACGTACGCTGTTCGGCGTCACGACGTTCGTCCTCGGCATTCATAGTCATGAAACGCAGAACCACCAGGTTCAGGAAGGCGCCGATGACCGTGAGGCCTGTGAGGATGTACATGAAGCTAAACGCTACGTACTGGGGGTTGTTTTGTAACGCATTATCCTTCTGCAGGGCCACGTAGTCCCCAAAACCAATGGTGGTGAGCGTTATGAAACAATAATAGTACGCATGAAAGAAGCTCCAGTCCTCATAGCGGGAGAAGGCTGCTGCTCCTACACACAGCGTGCTCATGCAGGATATTAAGCCAATGCACACCATGTTGGCCATGGAGACCTCGGTGTGCCGAAGGCCAAGACACTTTTTGAGACGGTGCAGCAGGTACTTGACGAAGGTGTTGATGCGTTCACCCAGACTTTGGAACATCACCAGCGTGAGGGGGATCCCCAGGAGAGCGTAGAACATGCAGAACACCTTCCCACCATCTGTGCTGGGAGCCGCATGACCATATCCTAGAAAATAGAATGAACATAGCTCATTTTTAAcacaatttgtttttaaataatgtgaGCAAAATTTGGTTTTAAAGAGGATCTattatgttttacattttcaacttgtttagtgtgtaatgttgtttgaGCAAAGTCACTCcgaagggagttattctctatatcagtaaacactgtttctgaactccctgaaacacctcAATTGTAGTCTTAAGTTTTCTTGCAGGAACGTACACATCACAATATTTCTCACTGAAATAATTCCCACCCAAGGCAAACCAAAAAAGGGAAGAGGACTGGTTGAATTACGTTAGTAGTGTAGTGAAAATTgaggttatggtaaggggcatgTCATTTCCAGAACATGCTTGAAGCCGTtggccaatcacaacacactgatccagccACCCAATCAGAGTCAATGTGCTTtttggaaggaggggcttcatagagaactaaacaggggtgcgtttcccaaaagcatcgttagccaactaacatcgcaagttccgtcgttacttacatagttcattcaacgaacattcgcaa
Above is a window of Megalobrama amblycephala isolate DHTTF-2021 linkage group LG11, ASM1881202v1, whole genome shotgun sequence DNA encoding:
- the kcnk3a gene encoding potassium channel subfamily K member 3a: MKRQNIRTLVLIICTFTYLLVGAAVFDALESKMEITQKKILDDRKRELMDKYNLSKVNFDELERVVLQLKPHKAGVQWRFAGSFYFAITVITTIGYGHAAPSTDGGKVFCMFYALLGIPLTLVMFQSLGERINTFVKYLLHRLKKCLGLRHTEVSMANMVCIGLISCMSTLCVGAAAFSRYEDWSFFHAYYYCFITLTTIGFGDYVALQKDNALQNNPQYVAFSFMYILTGLTVIGAFLNLVVLRFMTMNAEDERRDAEQRTLLSRSRQTGGAGTMSDPPSSSGAAHGGGSGKGLCNVYAEVLHFQSMCSCLWYKSQEKMRYSIPMIISHDLSTSDTYMEHSETSDALHSNGCVCSALQEHSATSSVYTGLLSPAHYHRLSKRRSSI